Below is a genomic region from Aurantimonas sp. HBX-1.
CCTCCCGCCGGATCTCGGGTCGACGTCGAATCAGGCGAGAGAGCAGACGACGGATCATGTGTGTAGGAACCGCTCGCCGGCATTTGGTGCGTTGTGAGAATTTGCGCCCACTCGCGCACTGACGTTTCGACTGCCGCAACGAACGCAGCAGACCGGCACGTTCCACCGAATAAACTGCTGGTCGCGGCCCCACAGCTCGACCGCGCGTGACAGCGTGAGAGCGAGGTCACGCCTGCACCATTCGCAGATCCAGGTTAACGCCTTCAATCCTACATCCGAACCTATACGCACGATCCCGCAGAGTGAGCGGAGCCTGAAAGATCTGCGCGTAGCTTAGAACCCAAGTGCTGCAAGCGTCCGCAGCATCTGGCGGCCGCGAGCCGTGAGCCGATACCAGAATGACATGCGCCAGCCCGGGACGACCTCAGCGAATTTAGCCCCTGTCAGATAATCCGCCGCCCGCAGTTCCCGCCCTGTCATCTCGTTGATCTCGAGCCCGACACAGTCCTCTTCGGGACCTTCGTTCATGCGCTGCATAAGGAGGATGCGCGAGGGGGTAAGGCCCATTTCGCGCAGATCAGGATTGCCGGTCATCACCGCTCGCTCCCCTACGCCGGAGTTGCAAGACCAAGCTCAGCCCTAAGGGAGCTCGCGATCAAGAAAACCTTGGATAGCCGTCTAGTCAGCTATGCGTCGCCGGCTCGCAGGAAAGCCTCAGTGAGGTCTCGTCGCGCGTTGGCGGGCGCGAAACAAATAACCACGACGGATCATGGCCGTGCAAATTGTGGATCACCAATCTTCCTGGCGGTCTTGTGTCTTCGAGCCTGCAGAGTGCCTTTCCATCCGTTGTTCTTGCACAGACCGGCGGCCTACGGAGCTGCTGGGTCCGCGTCCGGAGCTACGGACTGCAACTAGCCCCACCCCACATCCTCTCTCTGCCGGCGCGTCGGTTCTCGCCGGGAGCTGTGTGTTTGGTGCAGCGGGGATGCCGGTCGAGCGATCTGCGGACTTTGGCATCCCTTTTTTTGATGAGCTGGCTGGTTCTGAGCCGTCCCTGGCACCATTTAGGCCCAGCCCTGGCCCCAGCGACGGCGTCGCACGAGGGCTTTCTCTCGAGTGACCGGAGCCTGCCGTGGCCGATATGTTCGACTTCCTTGCTGATCCCACCGCCTATGTCGCCCTGGCGACACTGGTGGTCATGGAGATCGTCCTCGGCATCGACAATCTCATCTTCATCTCGATCCTGTCGAACAAGCTCCCCGAGGCGCAGCGCCAGAAGGCCCGCCGTGTCGGCATCGGCCTCGCCCTGATCCTGCGGCTCGGCCTCCTGTCGACCGTCGCCTTCATCGTGCAGCTGACCGAACCGCTGTTCGAGGCGTTCGGCCACGGTTTCTCCTGGCGCGACATCATCCTGATCGCCGGCGGCCTGTTCCTCGTCTGGAAGGCGACCCGGGAGATCCACCACTCCGTCGATCCGGTCGACCACAAGGAAACGATGGTCGGAAACGCCGTCTCGATCACCTTCGGCGCGGCCATCGTCCAGATCCTGCTGCTCGACTTGGTGTTCTCGGTGGACTCCATCATCACAGCCGTCGGCATGACCGACGAGATCGGCATCATGGTCATCGCGGTGGTTGCCGCGGTGCTGGTGATGCTGCTGGCGGCCGATCCGCTGGCACGCTTCATCGAGGCGAACCCGACCATCGTGATGCTGGCGCTCGGGTTCCTGCTGATGATCGGCACGACGCTTATCGCCGACGGCTTCGGCTTCCATGTGCCGAAGGGCTACATCTACGCGGCGATGGCCTTCTCGGCGCTGGTCGAGTTCCTGAACATCCTGGCGCGGCGCAAGCGCCAGAAGAACGAGGAAGCCGCCAACGGAGCACAGCTGACGGTGCCGGCGCAGGCGCACGGTGAACCGCCAACGATCCGCTGACAGGTTCCCTCGCTCTCAATGTCGCCGACGCCGGAGGACGAATGCCGCGATCTTGGCGATCTGTCCGCTGCCTCAGGTGTCGGCGGCATCGCGGGTGGTATGCTGCCGGAACTGATCCGGTGTTGAACGATTGTGGTCCTCGACAGGGACGAAGACCATTAGGACAACATACCATGTTCAAGACCACAACATCCGCAGCCGTTCTCGTCCTCGCTCTGGCAGGCTCTGCCTTCGCTCAGGGAAATTCCGGCAACGCCGGCGGCGGCGGTAACAACAGCACCTCCGAAGGCCTCGTGACCGTTTCTCTGGGCGACGTCGTGCTTCAGGAGATCGCAAACGACCTGAACGTCGAGGTCGCCGATCTGGTGGACGTCACGCAAGTTCAGGTTCCGGTGGGCGTCGCAGCGACCGTTTGCGGCGTAAATGCCAATGTTCTGGCGGAGCAGAAGAAAGCCGGCGAGGCCACGTGCGATGCAACGTCGTCTTCCGAAGCACTCGCCCAGGCGGTCCAGAAGCAGATTGACGGCTAATACCTAATTCGACGTCTACAAGCAGGGGCTCCGGCAACGGGGCCCCTGTTTGCATTCGAGCTCATGACGGTCTTCAGCGGATTGTGTTGCCTTGTTCGTCAGCGTCATCCGCTGAAAAGCTAACAGCTGCTGGCTGGTCCGCTGCCCTCCTGTCCTGCAAGTCAGCGAATGGCGGTGGTCTGCGCCATCCTTTCGCCTGTGTCGCAGGGATCGCGAGAAAGAGCCGGTCGATTCGCCAGGAAACTAATGGCTGCTCCGGTCTGCCGTTGCCCTTGCGGCGGTCCTTCGCCGGAAAACAGAAAACTTGGAATAGGATATGGCCATGAGACGGCAGAAGACGGACCGGCGAAGGCGACGAGTCCCGACGACATGCTCAGGACTTGCGGAATCGTCGGCATGGTCGGGCTGTCGCCGTGGTGATCGCTAATCTTGCCGGCATCATCGTCGTCGAGGCGCACAATCCCATCAGCGAGACGATCAGTGCCCTTGCGGTCGGTCGATATGCGTGGATCCAGGATGTGGGGCTCTACGGCTTTGCTGCCGCGCTTGTGGCTTGCGGGATTGGCTTCTTCCGCTGGCGGCTGGGGCACCTCAGAACTGGCTGGCCGCCGGGGTCCTTCTGATGCTGCTGGGCATCGACGTCGTCGTCATTGCGTTTTTTAACGGCTATGCCGGAACGACGAACCAGGGCGCGGACATTCACACCTATGCAACCTATCTTTTGGCCGGAGTATTCCTTCTCGTGCTGCTTACCGCGGCATCCGGGTTGACGCGGATCAATTTCCGGTGGGGCGTTTTCAGCCTCGCCTTGGGAGCGGCATGGCTAGTCCTCGCTCCGGTGTTTCTCTACGTGCCGACCGCCTGGGACGGCGCTTATGAGCGGCTTCTTGGGCTGATGTTGGTGGCTTGGGTCGGATTCGTATCTTGGCTGCTGCTGCAACGCTATCGCGCTGGGGTATCCCTCTCTCTGAGTTGAGCGGACGGACTACCTGCTGCCTGCCTTGTTCGCGGATCACGGCAAGGTATCGAGGGCCGAGGACCACCCGCCACTCCCGGCGCTGCTGACGAGGGGAACGGAATGAGGGGCGCGGGCGGAAGTGCGGGACGTGACGGCGAAGGTCGGAACGCAGACGGCGAGCGGTGCGCGATATGCGGCACGGATGATGAAGCGGTCAGCGCGGTCACCTCGCCTCAATGTCGAAATGGCCGAAGTAGACAAAGCGTACCGGACAACGGCCCACGCGAACGATCGAACGAACCCTCGAAAGGTCCATGTGCTTCGCAATGCGGATGAGAGCCCGCTCGTCCCGTTGAAGTCGCGGGCGACGACCACGCCATCGCAGACTGCCGCCGCCGAGGCTTTCGCATGCTGAACGAGCGGGTCATGGCCGGCGCGCCATCACCAGGCGACATCAAGGAGCGCGTCGATGGCGGCGGTGGGCGGGCCGACGTGATGAGCGAGAGCCGTATGCAAGCTGGCCGCGACCTGGCTCTGGCGGCTCGAGAAACCGGGCCGGCCGAATATTGGCTTGTGCGGTCGGTTTGCGGACAGGGTCAGTCGCTTCGCGAGATTGCGGTAATTACGAAGGTGCGGCGGCCTTCAGCGGCAGTGGCCTTGCGCCACGCCCTGGATCGCCTGGCCGAGGTCTGGAATCTGGCCTCGAAGGGGACGGCCGCCGCGCATCGCAAGGCTGCTTGACATCGGGAACCACTTAAGTGCAGATAGACGAACAGGCGGAAGTCCGATCAGGGCTGCCGCCTTCGTCATTTCGGGCTCGCTGCGGCGGGCCTTTTTCGTGTCCGGAACGTCCGGGCTCCTGCGGCCTTCCTCTCAGATCCAGAGGAGAGATGTCGATGTCGATTACCAAGAGCGACGCTTCAAAAGAAAACAGCGTCTTCGAAGATCCAGAGTCGCCGGATCTGGACATGGGCAAGAAGCTCCCGTCCAAAGAGGACAGGGGCGCTCTCAGTCACGCCATCGAAAAGCCGATGGATGAAAAGACGAATACCCGCGGCGATGATCCGGCGAGAGAGCGTTCTCGGTAGCGCCGGCAAGCCAATGCAGCTGCAAAGTCGGACGCTAGGTGGTGCAGGGCATCATGTTGCGTCAGTGCTCGGTAGGCCGTTGCACGGGAAGCAAGCGGATTTCTCCTGCTTGCCTCATCCCGGAGCATCGCCTCGATCGTCTCGTGCGGAACATCCAGCTCTTCGGATAGCAGATCGATGATCGCGTATGGATCCAGCCCGCCATAGGCCTGCACTACGGGATCGAGCGAATCCAACATCGAGTTCACGGCCGCCCAGAGTTCCTGCTCTGACGTCAATGCCCGCTCCGATGGAAATGCAAAAACAGACTCAAGGGCCTTCGTGGTCAAAAAAATAAGGTCGGATCGCCTTGGGGACGACCCGACCTTTACGGCTGCAGCGAAAGGGACGGGACGCTGCAGCCACGGCAGGACGTATTGGCGGCTGAGGGTGAACCGCCCGCGAATGGGGCGTTTATTCGACGTTCAGATCCGCGCGCCAGGCTCCGGCCATAGGCGCTTTAAACATCGCTGATCGCGCCTTGGATGACCACGCTTGGCCTGCCCCCGTTAGGTGATCCGGTTTGAATCTAATGCATTGTGGGCTTGACGGCCACGGTTGAGGTGGCCGGCGAAGCCGGTTGGGTTGGCGCAGCCGGCCACACCACAGCGGCTGGTGCTGGCGGGCGGTATCCGAGGGCAGAGTGCGGGCGCCGAGTGTTGTAGTGCTGACGCCAACATTCGATGACGATCCGTGCCTCCGCCAGGCTGTAGAACAGCTCACCGTTCAAGAGCTCGTCGCGGAGCTTGGAGTTGAAGCTTTCGCAATAGCCGTTCTCCCACGGGCTGCCCGGCTCGATGAACGCCGTCTTCGCGCCAACCGCCGTGATCCACTCCCGCACCGCCTTGGCGACGAACTCCGGGCCGTTGTCCGAACGAACATGTCCAGGCACGCCCCTTAGAATGAAGAGATCGGACAGGACGTCGATGACGTCGGTGGATTTGAGCTTCCGATCGATCCTGATCGCGATGCATTCCCGGGTGAACTCGTCGATCACGTTCAGCATGCGGAACTTCCGGCCGTTGTGGGTGCGATCCTCGACGAAGTCGTAGGACCAGACGTGGTTGGGGTGTTCTGGTCGAAGCCGAAGGCAGGAGCCGTCGTTCAGCCAAAGGCGGCCCTTCTTCGATTGCCGCGCCGGCACCTTCAAACCTTCCCGGCGCCAAATGCGCTCGACGCGCTTGGCATTTACCACCCAGCCGGCGCTCTCCAGCATGGCCGCGATGCGGCGGTAGCCGTAACGACCATACCGGGTCGCGAGCGCGACAATGGCAGCGGTCAGTGCGGCATCGTCAGCTCGTCCCTTCGGCGCCTTGCGTTGGGTAGATCGATGCTGCCCCAGAACCCGGCACGCCAGCCGCTCCGACACGCCAAACTTCGCAATGGTGTGGTCGATGCAGCAGCGACGGCGGGCGGGGCTCACCAGTTTCCCGAGGCGGCCTCCCTGAGGATCAGCTTCTCCAGCGTCAGGTCCGACACGGCCTTGCGCAACCGCTCGTTCTCCTTCTCCAGGTCCTTCAGCCGCTTCACCTGGTTGCTCTTCAGCCCGCCGAACTCCTTGCGCCAGCGGTAGTAGGTGAACGGCGTTACGGAAATCGTGCGGATCGCTTCCGCCACCGGACGCCCCTGCGACAACAATACGTCGACCTGCCTCAGCTTCGCGACAATCTCTTCAGGCTGGTGCTTCTTCCTCGGCATTCCTGACATCCTCCAAAGGCTTAAAAGCCTACCTCAGGGAGGACCACTTTTCAGGGGGCAGGCCACGCTGTTCCCGCCGACGAAGAAGACCTCGGTGCGTTCGGCCCCCGCCTGCTTCAGGTGGGTGATAATCTGGACGACGGCGATGATCTTCTGATTGTTGGTCTCGACAAAGTGCTGTCGTCCGGACGAAGCGGCAAAATACGATTTCTCTGAGAGCGTTTTTGCTCTTAGAGCTAATCGCTGGGCTGGGTAAAGAACATGGGCGCCACCGGCAGATGGAGAGCGTAAGGCGGGCGACGAACGTTCTACGGCAGGCTGCACGACGCCGGACTAGGCGAGTCAAAGGGAGCTCTTCGTAAAGCCCGCGGTTCAGAGTGAATGGCTAATTTTTCTCTAGCCGAAATTCATCGTGGCAACTCTTGCAGTTAGCCGTGACTGCACTGAACGCCTGCTTGAATGCCTCTAAGTCCTCCGGCTTCGCTTCGATCGCCGCCGCCGCATCATTCTGGAACTTGGCGAGAGCTGAGCGGAATTCCTCCGGCTTTTCCCAGATGGCAGGGGCCGCCTCGGTGTCACCGCCAGTGTCCGAGCCTTCTGGGAAATAGTACCCAAAGCCGAGCGACCCTGACTGCATTGTTCTTAGAGCGACTCCGGCGGCGGCCGGGTCGAAAGGAGTTTCGCCTTTCACCATCTGGCCGCCGAGTTTGGCGGCGGCACCGTTATTCGACATGATCGCTTGGCGCGCCTCGATCGGATCGACATCGGGAGCTTTCGACTCCTGCGCCAAGGAACTGCCAGCAGTCATACTGACAAGGAAGCTGCAAAGGACGACGCGACGCATAGCTACCTCCACCGTAAATGAACTTTGTGGACCTGCACCGCATAAGATGTCGATGGACGTTGGTCTGATAGATAGAATGTGCATCACGATCCGTGGTGCTCGGCCCGCCGTTTGCGATCTAACGTATTGAGCGGGTCGATCATGGCGTCAGCCTCCTCCATATCCATGCAGGCCATGGCGGCAGAATACACCTCCTCGAATGCTGAGAAGGGCCACGGATGGGCAGGCTCACCAACATCAAGCCCATGGTCGAGATGCTGAAGCCCCGCATCAAGCTACCACCCAAGCAGGCCGAACCCTTCTATCTCTCCCCAACATGGCGGTCCTTCATCGCCCGCGTCATCGCCAAGCGCGGCAGACGTCGTGAGGAGTGCGGAGCAACAGGCTGTCGCATCTACGGCGACCACATAGTCGAACGCCGCGACGGTGGTGCCGACCTGGACGAGAAGAACATCCTCCTGCGCTGTCACGGCTGCCATGAGCGCAAAGGCGCCAAGGAGCGGGCCAAGAGAGCGCACGGCAGGGCGTAGGGCGAGATCGCACCAGCCAAGGCAGTCAACGCGCTCAGCGCGCATTCTAGGCCAACAGCGGGCCGGGGGCGGGTCAAAAGTCCACGATGGCAAGCCGCCTACAACCCGCGTCCCCCGCACGTAGAGATTTTATCCTGTCGGTGAGTTGCCAGCCGGAAACCTGAGTGGAAACCCCAATGGCAAAAGAGAACAAGCCGATCGATTGGGCCTGCGTCGAGCAGGACTACCGGGCTGGTGTCATGAGCGTTCGGGACATCGCGCGCTGGTATGGTGTCTCCCATACGGCCATCAACAAGAAGGCGAAGACCGCAGGTTGGGGTTCGTTCCGACCAGCCGCGCCATTTGAACCGCAGCGAGCCGATCATTCGTTCCTGTCGATGCAACGAACAAGGCCAACAAGGGCGCTGGAGGCGCCGCAATCGGCTCCGGCGGTATCGGAGCCGGCATCGTCTACCTCTGGTCGCTGACGTCGTGGTTCCCGGCCGAGTGGGCGGCCGATCCTCAGGCGATCATCGTCCTAACCGGCATCTTCGCCTCGGTATTCGGCGGCGTCACCGCATGGATTGGGGCGTACCGGGCGACGGACCGCCGCTTCATGGACGAAACGTCTTGAGCCCGTTCCGCTGGACCTTGTGGTGCCTCGTCGCAGGCTTGGCGATCATCGCCTTGCGGGCGCTGATGGTGGCGCCATGATCGTGCTGCGCATCTACCGCGGCGTCGCCGACCACTTCCCGATCCGGGTCTCGGAATGGGTCATGCTCTGGCCGGCGATCGGCATGTGGGCTTAGATCCAGTCCATGCCCGATATGTTCGCGGTGTCGCCTTCCTACGAATACCTGGCGCGCTGGGCGACGGAGCAGACCCGGGCGTGGGTGATCATTGGCCTGCGGCATGCTCCGGCTCGCGGCGCTCACCATCAACGGCACCTTCAAGGGCTTCGCCTTCTCGCCGCACATCCGGGCTCTCGCATCGGTCGTGGGCGTCGCCATCTGGTCGCAGGTCAGCCTCGGCTTCCTCATGGCATTCCTCGCCGGCGGCGGGGCGCCCTCCGGCGTCATCGGCTGGTCGACGATGGTGCTTCTCGAAATCATGAACGTCTACCGCTCGTGGTCGGATGTCGGAAAGAATGCAGCGAGGCCTTGAGGGATGTGGGAATGGCTTGCAGGCATCGAAATCGAGAAGCTCGCCAACGCTGTCGTCATCCTGATCGTCGGCCTCGTTGCCGGCCTCGGGTTCAAGAGGGGAAAGGACGCGCCGGCGCAGCAGCGCGCGGGGCTGGAAGTCGCGACGGACTTCTTCGACAGCCAGGCGATCAAGAGCCTCACGACTGAGGTCACCGGGCAGGCAATCGCCACCACCGCCTCTGCGGCAGCCACCCGGCAGCTGGTCGAGGCGATCGAGGTGCACACCCGAGCTGTCTTTGACCACAAGGAAGAGGTCCAGGAGCTCCGCCACGAGATGAGCCGCCGCCGCTGAGCCTCCCATCGCCGTCGTGCCACCGTAGCCGACCCTTCCGTAAGCAAGCGCAAAAAGGATGCGGCAACAATGCGCCTCGGATCCCTGGGCATGGCGAGAAGGAGGCTAAGTAGCCGGCAATTACTGCCGCTTTTCCTTTTACCAGCGGGGCCGAGTGATCCTTAGGTCGTTAACGATTTTTTAAGAAATAAGCCTGCCGGCCCCTGCGTCATGTATGGATCACTGATCGGCCGATTTCACTGCTGGTACGCAGCCGGAGGTCTCAGTGTTTCCCGTTAATGACAACTCGTCCACCAACCTTACTGAGCAGCTTATCCCGAAGGAAATGGCGATCAGGCCAACATCAATAGCCTTCGTGGACAGTCACCCAATCATGCGCGAAGGGCTGACCAGCTTGTTTTCATCGTGCGACGGCTATGTCGTTCTGGGCAGCGGATCATGCGCCGCGGACGCCGTATCCATCGCCACCCAGCTAGCGCCGGACGTCCTGATCACAGATTTGCTCATCTCAGGCGACGCGCTGGATGCCATTGCGCGCATCAGGAGGAAGTCGCAGTCGATGATCGTAATCGCATTCACGGCATCGGACCGTGTCGACCATGCCGTCAACGCGCTAGAAGCGGGCGCCAACGGTTATGTCCTTAAGGGCAGCACAGCCGACGAACTAAAAGGTGCCATTGTCGGCGCAAAGCGGGGCGAGACGTTTGTCACGCCCACAGTTGCTAGTAAAATGATCGGAGCGCTTCGGAAGCATCCAACGCGGGGTATCGGCGACCCCCAATTGAGCGCCCGCGAAGATCAAATCGTTCGGCTGCTCCTGAAGGGATACTCAAACAAGGCAATCGGTGCGCAGTTGGCAATCACCGAGAAAACCGTGAAGCATTATAT
It encodes:
- a CDS encoding TerC family protein, coding for MFDFLADPTAYVALATLVVMEIVLGIDNLIFISILSNKLPEAQRQKARRVGIGLALILRLGLLSTVAFIVQLTEPLFEAFGHGFSWRDIILIAGGLFLVWKATREIHHSVDPVDHKETMVGNAVSITFGAAIVQILLLDLVFSVDSIITAVGMTDEIGIMVIAVVAAVLVMLLAADPLARFIEANPTIVMLALGFLLMIGTTLIADGFGFHVPKGYIYAAMAFSALVEFLNILARRKRQKNEEAANGAQLTVPAQAHGEPPTIR
- a CDS encoding DUF998 domain-containing protein is translated as MVIANLAGIIVVEAHNPISETISALAVGRYAWIQDVGLYGFAAALVACGIGFFRWRLGHLRTGWPPGSF
- a CDS encoding IS3 family transposase (programmed frameshift) — encoded protein: MPRKKHQPEEIVAKLRQVDVLLSQGRPVAEAIRTISVTPFTYYRWRKEFGGLKSNQVKRLKDLEKENERLRKAVSDLTLEKLILREAAFGKLVSPARRRCCIDHTIAKFGVSERLACRVLGQHRSTQRKAPKGRADDAALTAAIVALATRYGRYGYRRIAAMLESAGWVVNAKRVERIWRREGLKVPARQSKKGRLWLNDGSCLRLRPEHPNHVWSYDFVEDRTHNGRKFRMLNVIDEFTRECIAIRIDRKLKSTDVIDVLSDLFILRGVPGHVRSDNGPEFVAKAVREWITAVGAKTAFIEPGSPWENGYCESFNSKLRDELLNGELFYSLAEARIVIECWRQHYNTRRPHSALGYRPPAPAAVVWPAAPTQPASPATSTVAVKPTMH
- a CDS encoding cytochrome c, translating into MRRVVLCSFLVSMTAGSSLAQESKAPDVDPIEARQAIMSNNGAAAKLGGQMVKGETPFDPAAAGVALRTMQSGSLGFGYYFPEGSDTGGDTEAAPAIWEKPEEFRSALAKFQNDAAAAIEAKPEDLEAFKQAFSAVTANCKSCHDEFRLEKN
- a CDS encoding HNH endonuclease gives rise to the protein MGRLTNIKPMVEMLKPRIKLPPKQAEPFYLSPTWRSFIARVIAKRGRRREECGATGCRIYGDHIVERRDGGADLDEKNILLRCHGCHERKGAKERAKRAHGRA
- a CDS encoding response regulator transcription factor, with protein sequence MFPVNDNSSTNLTEQLIPKEMAIRPTSIAFVDSHPIMREGLTSLFSSCDGYVVLGSGSCAADAVSIATQLAPDVLITDLLISGDALDAIARIRRKSQSMIVIAFTASDRVDHAVNALEAGANGYVLKGSTADELKGAIVGAKRGETFVTPTVASKMIGALRKHPTRGIGDPQLSAREDQIVRLLLKGYSNKAIGAQLAITEKTVKHYMTLLIQKLNAANRLEVVLAVQKFADYGRSGNVGNLRHSNNASAAWRTGRN